In the Bradyrhizobium guangzhouense genome, one interval contains:
- a CDS encoding enoyl-CoA hydratase/isomerase: MQFKHVTLEFDGSVAILKLDHQEVMNAVSVDMLGGLSDALDAIEEKKDEVRCVVLTGAGRAFCTGANLQGRNNQSKKTKAGLTLETGFHPFLRRIRNLHCPIVTAVNGPAAGAGMSFALLGDMILCARSSYFLQAFRRIGLVPDCGSTWLLPRLIGKARSVELSLMGERLPAEKALEWGLVNRVYDDGVLMEEAMKLARDLASGPTVALALIRKLYWDSPENSFEDQLNLEFQCQLRAGDTQDFREGVGAFLEKRPAQFKGK, encoded by the coding sequence ATGCAGTTCAAACACGTCACGCTCGAATTCGATGGTTCGGTCGCGATCCTCAAGCTCGACCATCAGGAGGTGATGAACGCGGTCTCCGTTGACATGCTGGGCGGTCTCTCCGATGCGCTCGACGCGATCGAGGAGAAGAAGGACGAGGTGCGCTGCGTGGTGCTGACCGGCGCGGGCCGTGCGTTCTGCACCGGTGCCAATCTGCAAGGCCGCAACAACCAGTCGAAGAAGACCAAGGCCGGCCTGACACTGGAGACCGGCTTTCATCCGTTCCTGCGCCGCATCCGCAATCTGCACTGTCCGATCGTGACCGCGGTCAACGGTCCGGCCGCCGGTGCCGGCATGAGCTTCGCGCTGCTCGGCGATATGATCTTGTGCGCACGTTCCTCCTACTTCCTGCAAGCCTTCCGCCGCATCGGTCTCGTGCCGGATTGCGGCTCGACCTGGCTCTTGCCGCGCCTGATCGGCAAGGCGCGTTCGGTCGAACTGTCGCTGATGGGCGAGCGTCTCCCGGCCGAGAAGGCGTTGGAATGGGGCCTCGTCAACCGCGTCTATGATGACGGCGTGCTGATGGAAGAAGCGATGAAGCTTGCGCGCGATCTCGCCAGCGGCCCGACGGTGGCGCTGGCGCTGATCCGCAAGCTCTATTGGGATAGCCCGGAAAATTCCTTCGAGGATCAGCTCAATCTCGAGTTCCAGTGCCAGCTCCGCGCCGGCGATACGCAGGATTTTCGCGAGGGCGTCGGCGCATTCCTGGAGAAGCGGCCCGCGCAGTTCAAAGGCAAATGA
- a CDS encoding phosphotransferase family protein, which yields MIEAELSCSVQRWCPGATGVTSAAKLSGGASQETWRFDITHPDGPIGAILRRSPKGYGAAPTRAAGLAAEAQLMQLAYEAGVPSPRVMHVLTPDEELGTGFIMQRVEGETIARKILRDDEFAAVRPILARQVGGVLAGLHRLPQDKLPKLRSRSATQEIAEFDRDYRSLNWPKPVFELALRWLRDHDPGPSAETTLVHGDFRNGNLIIGADGVRAVLDWELAHLGDPMEDLGWICVNSWRFGEIDKPVGGFGSREELFAGYEAAGRRVDAARVKFWEVMGTLRWGIMCGGMMQRFREGPDHSMERAMIGRRASETEIDLLRLLAPRGG from the coding sequence ATGATCGAGGCGGAGCTATCCTGCAGCGTTCAGCGCTGGTGTCCAGGCGCGACCGGCGTCACCAGCGCGGCAAAGCTGTCGGGCGGCGCCAGTCAGGAGACCTGGCGCTTCGATATCACCCATCCCGACGGGCCGATCGGCGCAATCCTGCGCCGCTCGCCGAAGGGGTACGGCGCAGCGCCGACGCGGGCTGCAGGGCTTGCCGCCGAAGCGCAGCTGATGCAGCTCGCTTACGAGGCGGGCGTGCCGTCGCCGCGGGTGATGCACGTGCTGACGCCGGATGAAGAGCTCGGCACCGGCTTCATCATGCAGCGGGTCGAGGGGGAGACCATCGCCCGCAAGATTCTTCGTGATGATGAATTCGCTGCCGTACGTCCCATCCTGGCGCGGCAGGTCGGCGGCGTGCTTGCTGGTTTGCATCGGCTGCCGCAGGACAAATTGCCGAAACTGCGCAGCAGGTCGGCCACGCAGGAGATTGCCGAGTTCGACCGTGACTATCGCAGCCTGAATTGGCCAAAGCCCGTGTTCGAGCTGGCGCTGCGCTGGCTGCGCGATCATGATCCCGGCCCGTCGGCCGAGACGACACTGGTGCACGGCGATTTCCGCAACGGCAATCTCATCATCGGCGCCGACGGCGTTCGCGCGGTGCTCGACTGGGAGCTCGCTCATCTCGGCGATCCCATGGAGGACCTCGGCTGGATCTGCGTCAACTCCTGGCGCTTTGGCGAGATCGATAAGCCTGTCGGTGGCTTCGGCTCGCGCGAGGAGCTGTTCGCGGGCTACGAGGCTGCCGGCCGCAGGGTCGATGCAGCGCGCGTCAAGTTCTGGGAAGTGATGGGGACGCTGCGTTGGGGCATCATGTGCGGTGGCATGATGCAGCGGTTCCGCGAGGGACCGGATCATTCGATGGAGCGCGCCATGATCGGCCGCCGCGCGTCGGAGACCGAGATCGATCTGTTACGGCTGCTGGCGCCGCGGGGAGGATAG
- a CDS encoding DUF6285 domain-containing protein, giving the protein MQDEPTPIELTKAVADFLRNDITPLISGHQAFKLRVAVNILDLVTRQLTQEEGSDAREVERLRGLLGVNGSVTELNRALAERIAKGEVDLATPGLAEHLWATTMDKLAVDQPNYASYKRELERGG; this is encoded by the coding sequence ATGCAGGACGAACCGACCCCGATCGAGCTGACCAAGGCGGTCGCCGATTTCCTCCGCAACGACATCACGCCGCTGATATCCGGCCATCAGGCGTTCAAGCTGCGCGTCGCGGTCAACATCCTCGACCTCGTGACGCGACAGTTGACGCAGGAGGAGGGGAGCGATGCGAGGGAAGTGGAGCGGCTGCGCGGGCTGCTCGGTGTCAACGGCTCGGTCACGGAGCTGAACCGCGCGCTCGCTGAGCGCATCGCGAAAGGCGAGGTTGATCTCGCAACGCCGGGGCTCGCCGAGCATCTGTGGGCGACCACGATGGACAAGCTCGCCGTCGATCAGCCGAACTACGCGTCCTACAAGCGAGAGCTGGAGCGAGGCGGCTAG